In a single window of the Desulfocurvibacter africanus subsp. africanus DSM 2603 genome:
- a CDS encoding putative quinol monooxygenase: protein MAIVRASLRMELSPHQLAEVLDVLSPLVSRTLAAPGCLECRLSRDLTDGSVLFEEWWAREEDFHERVLSGDFRTVLLTMDMAAKEPEFRFCLIAEIKGLKDLARLLGQEE from the coding sequence ATGGCCATTGTCCGGGCATCCCTGCGCATGGAGCTCTCGCCGCACCAGCTGGCAGAGGTCCTGGATGTCCTGAGCCCCCTTGTCTCGCGGACCCTGGCCGCTCCGGGATGCCTCGAATGCCGCCTGTCCAGGGATCTCACGGATGGCAGCGTCCTCTTCGAGGAATGGTGGGCCAGGGAGGAGGATTTCCACGAGCGTGTCCTGTCGGGGGATTTCCGGACGGTTCTCCTGACCATGGACATGGCTGCCAAGGAGCCGGAATTCAGGTTCTGCCTCATAGCGGAGATCAAGGGCCTGAAGGATCTCGCCCGGCTGCTCGGGCAGGAGGAGTGA
- a CDS encoding sigma-54 interaction domain-containing protein yields the protein MKPVRPPGNDPAVCRRGPNEWRGVEHLLTDLATRLLRAPPAGIERTAAWACRTLLEFFELDRFGLLVLQRNRGSVQIVLSCQAEGVPPIPQHVDIAVRYPWLTRGILSGKALGLNARDLPLEAAMDRRSCEELGILSLFVIPLLTGQDEEYILAGNSVRHERDWPRELLSRLQLAGEMIVSALRRKRLEEDFTRRAKEFPQLRRSVAQEGSASRQGLLHRHAHVEIVGQSQAIRRVLEQVEQVAATDATVLILGETGTGKELVAKAIHRLSQRSGRPLVTVNCASLPPALIESELFGREKGAYTGALTRMVGRFELANGGTLFLDEIGELPRELQSKLLRVLETGLFERLGSSATQRTDVRILAATNLDLALAVTKGAFRSDLFYRLSVFPIHLPPLRERPEDIPLLVWHFVKGFESSMGKRITDITDESLKRLAGYPWPGNVRELRNIIERAMITTRGALLCIAPAGPASQAPSASWRLDDLERETLLRALEGTGWRIAGSGGAAAALGMKRTTLHSKMKRFGIMRPSNR from the coding sequence ATGAAACCTGTGCGTCCCCCGGGAAATGACCCGGCCGTGTGCCGGCGAGGTCCGAACGAGTGGCGAGGCGTCGAGCATCTGCTCACCGATCTGGCGACCAGGCTGCTGCGCGCGCCGCCGGCCGGCATTGAGCGGACTGCGGCCTGGGCCTGCCGAACCCTGCTCGAGTTCTTCGAGCTCGACCGGTTCGGGTTGCTGGTGCTGCAGCGCAATCGCGGCAGCGTGCAGATCGTCCTTTCCTGCCAGGCAGAGGGCGTCCCGCCCATTCCCCAGCATGTCGATATCGCGGTCCGCTATCCCTGGCTGACCCGCGGCATCCTCTCCGGCAAGGCCCTGGGGCTGAATGCGAGAGACCTTCCCCTTGAGGCGGCCATGGACAGGCGCTCCTGCGAGGAGCTCGGTATCCTGAGCCTGTTCGTCATTCCCCTGCTCACGGGCCAGGACGAGGAGTACATCCTGGCCGGCAACTCGGTGCGCCACGAGCGGGACTGGCCACGGGAGCTCCTCTCGAGGCTCCAGCTTGCCGGTGAAATGATCGTCAGCGCTCTGCGCCGCAAACGGCTGGAGGAGGATTTCACGCGACGCGCCAAGGAGTTCCCGCAGCTCAGGAGATCCGTCGCGCAGGAGGGCTCCGCGTCCAGGCAGGGGCTTCTTCACCGGCATGCTCATGTCGAAATCGTGGGCCAGAGCCAGGCCATTCGGCGCGTCCTGGAGCAGGTGGAGCAGGTTGCCGCCACGGACGCCACGGTGCTCATCCTGGGCGAGACCGGCACGGGCAAGGAGCTTGTGGCCAAGGCCATCCACCGCCTGAGCCAGAGAAGCGGAAGGCCGCTCGTCACGGTCAACTGCGCGTCGCTGCCCCCGGCGCTTATCGAAAGCGAACTCTTCGGGCGCGAGAAGGGCGCCTACACGGGTGCGCTCACGCGCATGGTCGGCCGTTTCGAGTTGGCCAACGGCGGGACCCTGTTCCTCGACGAGATCGGGGAGTTGCCGCGCGAACTCCAGTCCAAGCTGCTCAGGGTGCTCGAAACCGGGCTCTTCGAGCGGCTCGGCTCCTCCGCGACCCAGCGCACGGACGTGCGCATTCTGGCCGCCACGAACCTGGATCTCGCCCTGGCCGTGACGAAAGGGGCGTTTCGCAGCGACCTCTTCTACCGCCTGAGCGTTTTCCCCATCCACCTTCCCCCGCTCAGGGAGCGTCCCGAGGACATTCCTCTGCTGGTCTGGCATTTCGTGAAGGGCTTCGAATCGAGCATGGGCAAGCGTATCACGGACATAACGGACGAATCATTGAAGCGTCTCGCGGGATATCCTTGGCCTGGCAACGTGCGCGAGCTGCGCAATATCATTGAGCGAGCCATGATCACCACCCGCGGGGCGCTCCTGTGCATCGCGCCTGCCGGACCGGCCAGCCAGGCGCCATCCGCTTCCTGGCGCCTGGACGACCTGGAGCGGGAGACCCTGCTCCGCGCGCTCGAGGGCACGGGCTGGCGCATCGCCGGCTCAGGCGGCGCCGCCGCGGCGCTCGGCATGAAGCGCACGACTCTGCATTCCAAGATGAAGCGTTTCGGCATCATGAGGCCCTCCAACCGCTGA